In the genome of Sulfuricella sp., one region contains:
- a CDS encoding TatD family hydrolase has product MLIDTHCHLDAAEFNPDRDRVVAAARAAGVGIQIVPAVEKDNFAAVLDCCRRYPGCYPALGIHPMYVDHAQSGDLDVLRATVANERPVAIGEIGLDFFVPDYDQEMQEFYFVEQLKIARDAELPVLLHIRRAQDQVLKHLRRVRVCGGIAHAFNGSRQQAGEFIKLGFRLGFGGAMTYPRATRLRELAATLPLEAIVLETDAPDMAPAWIGKGRNSSETLPQIARTLAELRGVPFEEVVRATGANARAVVKGLT; this is encoded by the coding sequence ATGTTGATTGACACCCATTGCCATCTTGATGCCGCCGAGTTCAACCCGGATCGTGATCGGGTGGTTGCCGCTGCGCGCGCGGCAGGCGTCGGGATCCAGATTGTGCCCGCTGTTGAAAAGGATAATTTCGCAGCGGTGCTGGATTGCTGCAGGCGCTATCCAGGGTGCTATCCGGCGCTGGGTATTCATCCCATGTATGTCGATCATGCGCAGTCAGGCGACCTCGATGTATTACGCGCCACTGTGGCAAATGAACGGCCGGTGGCGATCGGTGAAATCGGTCTTGATTTCTTTGTCCCTGATTATGATCAGGAAATGCAGGAATTCTATTTTGTCGAGCAACTGAAGATCGCACGGGATGCCGAGTTGCCCGTGTTGCTACATATCCGCCGTGCTCAGGACCAAGTGCTCAAGCATCTGCGCAGGGTGCGAGTCTGCGGCGGTATTGCCCACGCCTTCAACGGTAGCCGGCAGCAGGCGGGGGAATTCATCAAGCTGGGCTTCAGGCTGGGTTTTGGCGGCGCAATGACTTATCCGCGCGCCACCCGTCTGCGGGAACTGGCTGCGACCTTGCCGCTGGAAGCCATCGTGCTGGAAACCGATGCGCCGGATATGGCGCCGGCCTGGATTGGCAAGGGGCGCAACAGCTCCGAAACCTTGCCGCAAATCGCGCGGACTCTGGCGGAGCTGCGCGGTGTCCCGTTTGAAGAGGTGGTCCGGGCAACTGGCGCCAATGCTCGTGCCGTGGTGAAGGGGCTGACATGA
- the petA gene encoding ubiquinol-cytochrome c reductase iron-sulfur subunit: protein MSKKEVDRSKRRFLIAATTAVGGVAAVGAAVPFVMSMLPSERAKAAGAPVEVDIGKIEPGMMLNVEWQGKPVWVVNRTKAMLDALSKNDAKLVDPKAEAPQQPEYCQNATRSIKPEILVAVGICTHLGCSPTYRPEMGPADLGPDWAGGFFCPCHGSRFDMAARVFAGAPAPTNLVIPKHKYLSDSRLLIGDDSKGA from the coding sequence ATGAGCAAGAAAGAAGTGGATCGCAGTAAACGGCGGTTTCTGATCGCCGCCACCACCGCAGTCGGTGGCGTCGCGGCGGTGGGTGCTGCCGTGCCTTTCGTCATGAGCATGTTGCCAAGTGAACGCGCCAAGGCGGCGGGTGCCCCGGTAGAGGTCGATATCGGCAAGATCGAGCCGGGCATGATGCTGAACGTCGAGTGGCAGGGCAAGCCGGTGTGGGTGGTCAACCGCACCAAGGCCATGCTGGATGCACTCAGCAAGAATGACGCCAAGCTGGTTGATCCCAAGGCGGAAGCGCCTCAGCAGCCGGAATATTGCCAGAACGCCACGCGTTCCATTAAACCCGAGATTCTGGTGGCAGTCGGTATTTGTACCCATCTCGGCTGCTCCCCGACTTACCGTCCGGAAATGGGTCCGGCTGACCTGGGACCGGACTGGGCTGGCGGTTTCTTCTGCCCCTGCCACGGCTCGCGTTTCGACATGGCGGCACGCGTGTTCGCCGGGGCTCCCGCACCTACCAACCTGGTGATTCCGAAGCACAAGTATTTGAGTGACAGCCGTCTTTTGATCGGCGACGACAGCAAGGGAGCCTAA
- a CDS encoding cation diffusion facilitator family transporter, producing the protein MSVVRKMALLSIVAAIVTLGLKFGAWFLTGSVSLFSDAVESVVNLAAGLMLFWMLTIAARPADAGHAYGHDKAEYFSSGVEGALILVAAVSIIYAAVERFIHPEPLTHLGPGLLVSGLAALVNFVAARMLLEVAREKDSIALEADARHLLTDVWTSAGVLGGLVVVMIAPPAWQVLDPIMAVVVGANIVMTGVKLLRRSLDGLMDAALPEQETRFIEASIRAMLPSGASFHDLRSRKAGPRRFIELHLLVPGEISVRASHDLCDRIEEEIARELAQASVIIHVEPTETHSGDNS; encoded by the coding sequence ATGAGCGTGGTCAGGAAGATGGCGCTGCTCTCGATTGTGGCGGCGATTGTGACTTTGGGGCTCAAGTTTGGTGCGTGGTTCCTTACCGGCTCGGTGAGCCTGTTTTCCGATGCGGTCGAGTCCGTGGTCAACCTTGCTGCAGGGCTGATGCTTTTCTGGATGCTGACTATCGCGGCGCGCCCGGCGGATGCCGGACATGCCTATGGTCACGACAAGGCAGAATATTTCTCCAGCGGCGTCGAGGGCGCGCTGATTCTGGTGGCGGCGGTTTCGATCATCTATGCCGCTGTGGAGCGTTTTATTCACCCGGAGCCGCTGACCCACCTTGGCCCGGGGTTGCTGGTTTCCGGGCTGGCCGCGCTGGTGAATTTTGTGGCGGCGCGCATGTTGCTCGAAGTGGCGCGGGAAAAGGACAGCATAGCCCTGGAGGCGGACGCCCGGCATCTGCTCACCGATGTCTGGACCTCTGCCGGTGTGCTGGGCGGATTGGTGGTGGTGATGATCGCACCACCTGCGTGGCAGGTGCTTGATCCCATCATGGCAGTGGTGGTGGGTGCCAATATCGTGATGACCGGGGTGAAATTGCTGCGCCGCTCTCTGGATGGCCTGATGGATGCCGCCTTGCCGGAGCAGGAAACGCGCTTTATCGAAGCCTCGATCCGCGCCATGTTGCCATCCGGGGCGTCTTTCCACGACCTGCGCAGCCGCAAGGCCGGGCCGCGGCGCTTTATCGAACTCCATTTGCTGGTGCCCGGTGAGATCAGCGTGCGGGCATCCCACGACTTGTGCGACCGCATTGAAGAAGAAATTGCGCGTGAACTGGCGCAAGCTTCGGTCATTATTCATGTTGAACCCACTGAAACCCATTCCGGAGATAATTCATGA
- the mobA gene encoding molybdenum cofactor guanylyltransferase MobA: MSATREISAIVLAGGRGRRMGEVDKGLQLLQGKPLVSWVADRIAPQVSEVLISANRNLERYREMGYAVLPDEMPDYPGPLAGLHRAMSEVHHPLWLSVPCDTPFLPEDLVQRLHAALLADKADLAVAVVEGQMQPAICLGYTHLQAGLGSFLARGGRRVSEWQSGLLRTAALFHDLQSFRNINAQADLIEAETVMSGSK; this comes from the coding sequence ATGAGTGCAACCCGGGAGATTTCGGCTATCGTTCTGGCCGGCGGGCGCGGGCGACGCATGGGCGAGGTGGACAAGGGCCTGCAGTTGCTGCAGGGCAAGCCGCTGGTGAGTTGGGTGGCGGACCGCATTGCGCCACAGGTAAGCGAGGTGCTGATCAGCGCCAACCGCAATCTGGAGCGTTATCGCGAGATGGGATATGCCGTTCTGCCGGACGAAATGCCTGATTATCCGGGGCCGCTGGCCGGGTTGCACCGGGCAATGTCCGAGGTGCACCATCCGCTGTGGTTGAGCGTCCCCTGTGATACGCCGTTTCTTCCCGAGGATCTCGTGCAGCGTTTGCATGCTGCGTTGCTGGCTGACAAGGCTGATCTGGCGGTGGCCGTGGTTGAGGGGCAGATGCAGCCGGCAATTTGTCTCGGTTATACGCATTTGCAAGCTGGGCTGGGGAGTTTTCTTGCCCGTGGCGGGCGCAGGGTGAGCGAGTGGCAGTCGGGCCTGCTTCGGACGGCAGCACTGTTTCATGACCTGCAATCGTTCCGCAATATCAATGCCCAGGCCGATCTGATTGAGGCAGAAACAGTAATGTCTGGTAGTAAATGA
- a CDS encoding tRNA threonylcarbamoyladenosine dehydratase, which produces MNGLLPQFERTHILLGDAGLAKLAQKHVFVAGLGGVGSYCAEALARAGVGHLTLLDHDVVATSNINRQLLALLSTVGQPKAELMRARIMDINPECRLEILRTFLNSENVNELVPDCDYVVDAIDSLACKVALVGESVKRGLRVASSMGAGNRLDPGRVRIDDISKTEMCPLAKQMRKRLSRHYDLRKGVLTVFSDEQPRAPLPPQPVDGPGRARAVNGTISYMPPLFGMMLAGVVVKALLES; this is translated from the coding sequence ATGAACGGCCTGTTGCCTCAATTCGAGCGTACCCACATCCTGCTGGGAGATGCCGGCCTGGCCAAGCTTGCCCAGAAGCATGTTTTTGTCGCGGGGCTGGGCGGCGTCGGCTCCTACTGTGCCGAAGCGCTGGCGCGTGCCGGTGTGGGGCACCTGACGCTGCTTGATCATGATGTGGTGGCCACCAGCAATATCAACCGCCAGCTGCTGGCGCTGCTTTCTACCGTCGGCCAGCCCAAGGCCGAATTGATGCGGGCGCGCATCATGGATATTAATCCCGAATGCCGGCTGGAAATACTGCGCACTTTCCTGAATAGCGAGAATGTCAACGAACTAGTGCCGGATTGCGATTATGTCGTGGATGCGATCGACTCCCTCGCATGCAAGGTGGCGCTGGTGGGCGAGAGCGTGAAGCGCGGGCTGCGTGTGGCGTCGAGTATGGGTGCGGGCAACCGGCTCGATCCGGGAAGGGTCAGGATTGACGATATCAGCAAAACAGAAATGTGCCCGCTGGCAAAGCAGATGCGCAAGCGGCTCAGCCGCCACTACGACTTGCGCAAGGGGGTACTGACGGTGTTCTCGGACGAGCAGCCGCGCGCGCCTCTGCCACCGCAACCGGTCGATGGGCCCGGGCGCGCGCGGGCAGTGAACGGCACCATCAGCTACATGCCGCCATTGTTCGGGATGATGCTGGCGGGTGTGGTGGTCAAGGCGCTGCTTGAATCATGA